A genome region from Brassica oleracea var. oleracea cultivar TO1000 chromosome C2, BOL, whole genome shotgun sequence includes the following:
- the LOC106322697 gene encoding thermospermine synthase ACAULIS5, whose amino-acid sequence MGEAVEIMFGNGFPEIHKDTSPIQTLLSNQQDCHWYEETIDDDLKWSFALNSVLHTGTSEYQEIALLDTKHFGKVLVIDGKMQSAERDEFIYHECLIHPALLFHPNPKTVFIMGGGEGSAAREILKHKTIEKVVMCDIDQEVVDFCRRFLTVNSEAFCSKKLELVIKDAKAELEKREEKFDIIVGDLADPVEGGPCYQLYTKSFYQNILKPKLTPNGIFVTQAGPAGIFTHKEVFTSIYNTMKQVFKHVKAYTAHVPSFADTWGWVMASDQEFEVQVNEIDQRIEERVKGELMYLNAPSFLSAATLNKTISLALEKETEVYSEENARFIHGHGVAYRHT is encoded by the exons ATGGGAGAAGCCGTAGAGATCATGTTTGGAAATGGGTTCCCGGAGATTCACAAAGACACCTCACCCATTCAAACCCTCCTCTCTAACCAGCAGGACTGCCACTGGTACGAAGAAACCATCGATGATGATCTCAAGTGGTCTTTTGCTCTCAACAGTGTACTCCATACAGGAACTAGTGAGTACCAAGAAATTGCTCTTCTGGACACCAAACATTTCGGCAAG GTGCTTGTGATTGACGGGAAAATGCAAAGTGCAGAGAGAGATGAGTTTATCTACCATGAATGTTTGATCCACCCTGCCCTCCTTTTCCACCCCAA CCCCAAGACAGTGTTCATAATGGGAGGAGGTGAAGGCTCTGCTGCAAGAGAAATACTAAAACACAAGACGATCGAGAAAGTGGTCATGTGTGATATTGATCAG GAAGTTGTTGATTTTTGTAGGAGATTTCTGACCGTTAATAGTGAAGCTTTTTGTAGCAAGAAGCTTGAACTTGTAATCAAAGATGCAAA GGCTGAACTGGAGAAGAGGGAAGAGAAGTTTGATATCATAGTGGGAGATTTAGCAGACCCAGTAGAAGGTGGACCTTGTTACCAGCTCTACACCAAATCCTTCTACCAAAACATCCTCAAACCCAAGCTTACCCCTAATGGCATTTTTGTGACTCAG GCTGGACCAGCAGGAATATTCACTCATAAAGAAGTCTTTACATCAATCTACAACACCATGAAGCAAGTCTTCAAAC ACGTGAAGGCTTACACAGCACATGTACCGTCATTTGCCGACACTTGGGGATGGGTGATGGCATCAGACCAAGAGTTTGAGGTCCAAGTGAATGAAATAGATCAAAGAATCGAAGAGAGAGTGAAAGGAGAGTTGATGTATCTAAACGCTCCTTCGTTCCTCTCTGCTGCTACTCTCAACAAAACCATCTCTCTCGC GCTGGAGAAGGAGACGGAAGTTTATAGCGAAGAGAACGCAAGATTCATTCATGGTCATGGTGTGGCGTACCGGCATACCTGA